A genomic stretch from Candidatus Kryptonium sp. includes:
- a CDS encoding cytochrome c family protein → MKKYLISLLILPFVFNYLFSQGAPKFKYVGVSVCAPCHRGEKKGKMFEIWQASKHAKAYETLKTEQSKKIAQQKGIKVPPHEAPECLKCHVTGYGAPKEAFLERFKIEDGVQCEACHGPGSEYKALKIMQSREESIKNGLILVLVADGSAEKQCRTCHNEESPTFKGFNFKEAWAQIAHPLPKQ, encoded by the coding sequence ATGAAAAAATACTTAATCAGTCTGCTTATACTTCCATTCGTTTTTAACTATCTATTTTCTCAAGGGGCTCCAAAATTCAAATATGTTGGCGTTTCTGTTTGTGCTCCTTGCCACAGGGGTGAGAAGAAAGGTAAGATGTTTGAAATCTGGCAAGCAAGTAAACATGCCAAAGCTTATGAAACTTTAAAGACTGAACAATCAAAAAAGATCGCGCAACAAAAGGGGATTAAAGTTCCTCCACATGAAGCACCTGAGTGCTTGAAGTGTCATGTCACTGGTTATGGTGCACCGAAAGAGGCATTTTTGGAGAGGTTTAAAATTGAAGATGGTGTTCAATGTGAAGCTTGTCATGGACCTGGTTCAGAGTATAAAGCTTTGAAAATAATGCAAAGCAGAGAAGAATCAATAAAGAATGGACTTATTTTGGTGCTGGTTGCTGATGGAAGCGCTGAAAAGCAATGTAGAACATGTCACAATGAGGAAAGCCCAACATTCAAAGGATTTAATTTCAAAGAAGCATGGGCTCAAATAGCACATCCATTGCCAAAGCAATAA
- a CDS encoding NapC/NirT family cytochrome c has protein sequence MTTARKNKIFLKFGVGILIALFVLAFSAEFTSRPSFCPTCHYMEPFYESWKTSTHKDVTCVKCHFPPGFAGTVRGKVEGLVQLVNYFARSYTKRKPWAEISDESCLQSGCHDTRLLKGKVVYKGVVFDHVPHLEEMRRGKKLRCTSCHSQIVQGEHITVTETTCFLCHFKRDGDIELVLYKKLSNCQTCHHWELISKNEMAKYRFDHSEVVKRKIECVHCHTNTIVGDGFVPRENCYACHFDHARLSQYENTTLLHRVHITEHKIECIQCHLTIQHKVNKTISDEKLDCGSCHINEHTTQTLLFAGKDINGLNGEPDPMFEAGLSCASCHTFHNDVTDKGKTRSSHLKSCETCHEKGYTKLFALWKESIAEKIYKLKQQIHIVDSLVKNVSRAREYVEKARNAVFIVESGKAVHNIKYSDQIIISGYRYLVEALKIAKINYDVSDFFVSSKVPKECANCHAGIESITNPIYSTLFSHSTHVQKRDIKCGVCHSNVRKHGELILTKDKCNSCHHQNLTAEGCKTCHQVENEIYIGAFMGKNIPDVMHQAGVECADCHVLNNKVLKPDEKACLNCHESGYDDMAVDWKNDVKKFVEEIKALSLRYFEKDKDEILKIVNQLERHGAGGLHNYSLTIEVLNDLKRKMSVSIGKR, from the coding sequence ATGACTACAGCAAGGAAAAATAAGATATTCTTAAAGTTTGGCGTAGGAATCCTCATAGCTTTGTTTGTTTTGGCTTTTTCTGCCGAATTTACATCTCGTCCATCGTTTTGCCCAACTTGTCATTATATGGAGCCATTTTATGAAAGCTGGAAAACATCTACGCATAAAGATGTGACATGTGTGAAGTGCCATTTCCCGCCAGGATTTGCTGGCACAGTGAGAGGCAAAGTTGAAGGGCTTGTTCAACTTGTAAATTATTTCGCTCGTTCATATACAAAAAGGAAACCTTGGGCAGAAATTTCGGATGAATCATGTCTGCAAAGTGGATGTCATGACACACGATTATTGAAAGGAAAAGTGGTTTATAAGGGCGTCGTTTTTGATCATGTTCCTCATCTTGAGGAGATGAGGCGAGGAAAGAAGTTAAGATGCACAAGCTGTCATTCGCAGATTGTTCAAGGTGAGCACATAACAGTTACTGAAACAACCTGCTTTCTTTGTCATTTTAAGAGAGATGGAGATATTGAGCTAGTGCTTTATAAAAAGTTATCAAATTGTCAAACTTGTCATCACTGGGAGCTGATCTCAAAAAATGAAATGGCTAAATATAGATTTGATCATTCTGAAGTTGTCAAGAGAAAAATTGAATGTGTCCATTGCCATACTAACACAATAGTTGGAGATGGATTCGTTCCAAGGGAAAATTGTTATGCTTGTCATTTTGACCATGCACGTTTAAGCCAATATGAAAATACAACGCTTCTTCACAGAGTTCATATTACGGAACACAAAATTGAATGTATTCAATGTCATCTGACAATTCAGCATAAAGTCAATAAAACAATCTCCGATGAGAAATTGGATTGCGGTTCATGTCATATAAATGAACACACAACTCAAACGCTTCTTTTTGCTGGAAAAGATATCAATGGCCTAAATGGAGAACCAGATCCTATGTTTGAAGCTGGATTAAGTTGTGCAAGTTGTCATACTTTTCATAATGATGTGACAGATAAAGGGAAAACAAGGAGTTCTCATTTGAAATCTTGTGAAACATGTCACGAGAAAGGTTATACAAAGCTTTTTGCGTTATGGAAGGAATCTATCGCTGAAAAAATATATAAGTTGAAACAGCAAATTCATATCGTTGATTCGCTTGTGAAAAATGTATCAAGAGCAAGAGAATATGTTGAGAAAGCAAGAAACGCAGTTTTTATAGTTGAATCAGGCAAGGCGGTTCACAATATAAAATATTCAGATCAAATAATTATCAGCGGGTATAGATATCTCGTTGAGGCTTTGAAAATCGCGAAGATAAATTATGATGTCTCGGATTTCTTTGTTTCCTCAAAAGTTCCCAAAGAATGTGCAAATTGCCATGCAGGGATTGAGAGTATAACTAATCCTATTTATAGCACTTTATTTTCGCATTCAACTCATGTCCAGAAAAGAGACATCAAATGTGGTGTTTGTCATTCAAATGTGAGAAAGCATGGCGAGTTAATTTTGACAAAAGATAAATGTAATTCTTGCCATCACCAAAATTTAACAGCTGAAGGTTGTAAAACATGTCACCAAGTAGAAAACGAAATTTATATTGGAGCTTTTATGGGGAAGAATATACCTGATGTAATGCATCAAGCTGGCGTTGAATGTGCTGATTGTCATGTTTTGAATAACAAAGTTCTAAAACCTGATGAGAAAGCGTGTCTTAACTGTCATGAATCTGGTTATGATGATATGGCTGTTGATTGGAAAAACGATGTGAAAAAATTTGTTGAAGAGATTAAAGCCTTGAGCTTAAGGTATTTTGAAAAAGACAAGGATGAAATTTTAAAAATAGTCAATCAACTTGAGCGACACGGAGCCGGTGGATTGCACAACTATAGCTTGACTATTGAAGTGCTTAATGATTTGAAAAGAAAGATGAGTGTATCCATAGGAAAAAGGTAG
- a CDS encoding Rieske (2Fe-2S) protein: MIRSRRKFLEGIVKLGIIGAFYSFFKIFVPGTLKSQEKPIKIGKVDEFKPDTGKIIRIDKKPVLLLRLENGEFRAFSGFCTHKNCIVQYRSDMKAIWCACHKGKFDLEGKNIEGPPPRPLDRFRVIIEKGEVYIAM; encoded by the coding sequence ATGATAAGATCAAGACGCAAATTTTTAGAGGGTATCGTTAAACTTGGGATCATTGGTGCTTTCTATTCGTTCTTTAAAATCTTCGTCCCTGGAACATTGAAATCCCAGGAGAAACCCATAAAAATTGGAAAAGTGGATGAATTTAAACCAGATACTGGAAAAATAATTAGAATTGATAAGAAACCTGTGCTTCTCCTTCGTCTTGAAAATGGTGAGTTCAGGGCGTTTTCGGGCTTTTGCACGCATAAGAACTGTATAGTCCAATATCGTAGCGATATGAAAGCGATATGGTGTGCTTGTCATAAAGGTAAATTTGATCTTGAAGGTAAAAACATAGAAGGACCGCCACCAAGACCACTTGACAGGTTTAGAGTTATCATAGAAAAAGGCGAGGTTTATATAGCAATGTAA
- a CDS encoding cytochrome c family protein yields MKIWKLLTFYVLSILLIPLSFVFVAFSDSKTSEREEFYGDNVKQWMNVKFSHKFHAENVGSECTDCHADALTSEKASDFLLPKQETCFNCHDQESTPCEYCHTDTKNMVPYEAPVRKIIFSHKFHIENQKLNCLDCHAGADKVDYATPEHLPSMENCFTCHNNRTATNECESCHIETVTLLPASHKVVDFASEHKKFVRAGGAENNCITCHTDDFCQQCHDGVNLVRVQLTGGDSNIPFTPQSSGKQSLVLQRVHDLNYRYTHGIDAKTKEKDCYVCHDRQTFCGGCHAPNGNIALSQVKPEWHSGNDFTTIGVGTGGGRHAKLAKRDIEMCMSCHDTEGADPTCIMCHVDRNPGLGNDPKTHPKNYMRDVNGDWHTNDGSVCYSCHINTRKSGFGFCGYCHGAK; encoded by the coding sequence ATGAAAATTTGGAAGCTTTTAACTTTTTATGTCTTATCAATTTTGCTGATCCCGCTTTCTTTCGTTTTTGTCGCTTTTTCGGATTCAAAGACATCCGAGCGGGAGGAATTTTATGGAGACAATGTGAAACAATGGATGAATGTTAAGTTTTCTCATAAATTTCACGCAGAAAATGTAGGTTCCGAATGTACTGATTGCCATGCTGACGCTTTAACAAGTGAGAAGGCATCCGATTTTCTCCTTCCTAAACAGGAAACTTGTTTCAATTGTCATGATCAGGAATCAACGCCTTGTGAATATTGTCACACTGATACTAAGAACATGGTCCCATATGAAGCGCCTGTGAGAAAAATTATATTCTCTCATAAGTTTCACATTGAAAATCAAAAGTTAAATTGTCTTGATTGTCACGCTGGGGCTGATAAAGTTGACTACGCAACACCTGAGCATCTACCAAGTATGGAAAACTGCTTCACTTGTCATAATAATCGCACAGCAACGAACGAATGCGAATCATGTCATATAGAAACGGTTACGCTCTTGCCAGCAAGCCATAAGGTTGTTGATTTTGCATCTGAGCATAAGAAATTTGTTCGTGCGGGTGGAGCTGAAAACAATTGTATTACTTGCCATACTGATGATTTCTGTCAACAGTGTCATGATGGTGTTAATCTTGTAAGAGTTCAACTCACGGGTGGAGATTCCAATATACCATTTACACCGCAAAGTTCAGGTAAACAATCGCTGGTTTTACAAAGAGTGCATGATTTGAATTATCGTTATACGCATGGAATTGATGCGAAAACTAAAGAAAAAGATTGTTATGTTTGTCATGATCGTCAAACATTTTGCGGTGGTTGCCATGCTCCAAATGGTAATATAGCTTTAAGTCAAGTTAAGCCTGAATGGCACAGCGGTAATGATTTTACAACAATTGGGGTTGGCACAGGTGGAGGAAGACACGCAAAGCTTGCAAAGCGAGATATTGAGATGTGTATGAGTTGCCATGATACAGAGGGTGCTGATCCAACTTGCATAATGTGTCATGTTGATAGAAATCCTGGGCTTGGTAACGACCCCAAAACCCATCCGAAAAATTATATGAGAGATGTGAATGGTGACTGGCATACCAACGATGGCTCGGTGTGTTATAGCTGTCATATTAATACAAGGAAATCTGGATTTGGTTTCTGTGGTTATTGTCACGGAGCAAAATAA
- a CDS encoding cytochrome c3 family protein, whose translation MKSKRKIIILTLSILFLGYLFFLFLRTSDDPEYCGSCHFMKPYYENWLTSTHNQVNCITCHYGPGVGNYLKGKVRLLSEIARYYLGVYNYEITSKVSNESCIECHKEKDFADKEIFFVNGKVKFSHAKHLNEEKVGFKLQCQTCHSELVQGRHEAVSPKICVLCHFPGGEVMKGLPISNCANCHGPPKDDIMIWGVPFNHSEYIKNNIDCSTCHLHVTVGRGDVRLERCASCHVNVTEITLRSKEMHQIHVTNEKINCSKCHEEVKHGKVEVFEVFSPTCQECHGNKHSVQERIYSGSGGKGVAVLPDPMFLAGVSCRGCHEVKLVKAHNEVSFELPEFNPSSCSDCHGKGYDRLVQQWQEIVKGRISKLENEIEIAGLLKRAGLKKFNDENVNANFEIVKKDGSYGAHNIRYVNLLLDVIEKELKIWDKKPDIEVVYKNNSRCLDCHFGVENLNSTYKGKNFPHGAHLFKLNCVNCHTGSEPSQAGHGKILDFVNDCNSCHHKNLAVSSNKSESNCESCHSKQADFYRGKFLTDSEDFMYQAGISCQDCHSGDKNLPTRPSAEICGACHEQSYVDDFVGKQKQLRELIAKWNGLTPEMIRTLKASNSKEDIAKFDEIRKMIREFENEGSFGAHNLQFIDELSQKIERFIGKFEFVERRSLK comes from the coding sequence ATGAAAAGCAAGCGTAAGATAATAATCTTAACTTTATCTATACTTTTCCTTGGTTATCTTTTCTTCCTGTTTTTAAGAACTTCGGATGATCCGGAATACTGCGGTTCATGTCATTTTATGAAACCTTATTATGAGAACTGGTTAACTTCAACGCATAATCAGGTAAATTGCATAACCTGCCATTATGGACCTGGTGTTGGAAATTATCTTAAAGGTAAAGTTAGATTGCTATCTGAAATAGCAAGATATTATCTTGGTGTTTACAATTATGAGATCACTTCAAAAGTGAGCAATGAATCTTGCATTGAATGCCATAAAGAGAAAGATTTTGCAGATAAAGAGATATTTTTTGTAAATGGAAAAGTTAAATTTTCACACGCAAAGCATTTAAATGAAGAAAAAGTCGGTTTTAAGCTGCAATGTCAAACATGCCATTCTGAACTTGTCCAGGGTCGTCACGAGGCGGTTTCTCCCAAAATTTGCGTTCTTTGCCATTTCCCAGGCGGTGAAGTTATGAAAGGGTTGCCTATCTCTAATTGTGCTAACTGTCATGGTCCACCAAAAGATGATATAATGATATGGGGAGTTCCGTTTAATCATTCTGAATATATAAAAAACAACATTGATTGTTCAACTTGTCATCTCCATGTTACGGTTGGACGCGGTGATGTAAGATTGGAGAGATGCGCATCTTGCCATGTTAATGTAACAGAAATAACGCTTAGATCAAAGGAGATGCATCAAATTCATGTAACTAATGAGAAAATTAACTGTTCTAAATGCCATGAAGAGGTAAAGCATGGCAAAGTTGAAGTTTTTGAGGTTTTTTCACCCACATGCCAGGAGTGCCATGGGAATAAGCATTCAGTCCAAGAGAGAATTTATTCAGGAAGTGGTGGTAAAGGTGTAGCGGTTTTGCCGGATCCGATGTTTCTTGCGGGGGTTTCTTGCAGAGGTTGCCATGAAGTTAAACTTGTTAAAGCCCATAATGAAGTAAGCTTTGAGCTGCCTGAGTTTAACCCAAGTTCGTGCAGTGATTGCCATGGGAAGGGATATGATAGACTTGTTCAACAATGGCAAGAAATTGTTAAAGGCAGAATTTCTAAACTTGAAAATGAAATTGAAATCGCTGGACTTTTGAAAAGAGCTGGACTTAAAAAGTTCAATGATGAAAATGTTAATGCTAATTTTGAGATCGTAAAAAAAGACGGAAGTTATGGCGCTCATAATATAAGGTATGTAAACTTGCTTCTTGATGTTATTGAGAAGGAGCTTAAAATATGGGATAAGAAACCAGATATTGAAGTTGTTTATAAAAATAACTCAAGATGTCTTGATTGTCACTTCGGGGTTGAGAATTTAAACAGTACATATAAAGGTAAAAATTTCCCACACGGAGCACATCTTTTTAAACTTAATTGCGTTAATTGTCATACTGGTAGTGAACCTTCACAGGCAGGGCATGGTAAGATATTGGACTTTGTGAATGATTGTAATAGTTGTCATCATAAAAATCTGGCGGTGTCTTCAAACAAGAGTGAATCTAATTGTGAAAGTTGCCATTCCAAGCAAGCTGATTTTTATCGCGGTAAGTTTTTAACTGATTCTGAAGATTTTATGTATCAGGCGGGAATATCATGTCAAGATTGTCATTCTGGAGACAAAAATTTACCTACGAGGCCAAGCGCTGAAATTTGCGGTGCTTGCCACGAACAAAGCTATGTGGATGATTTTGTTGGAAAGCAAAAGCAACTTAGAGAATTAATTGCGAAGTGGAATGGTTTAACCCCAGAAATGATTAGAACTTTGAAGGCGAGCAACAGCAAAGAAGACATAGCGAAATTTGATGAGATTAGAAAAATGATCCGAGAGTTTGAAAATGAGGGATCCTTTGGAGCTCATAATTTGCAATTTATTGATGAATTAAGTCAAAAAATTGAAAGGTTCATTGGAAAATTTGAATTTGTGGAAAGACGAAGTTTGAAATAA